A window of the Candidatus Saccharibacteria bacterium oral taxon 488 genome harbors these coding sequences:
- a CDS encoding YdcF family protein encodes MIHRLIGLVLIAAVVIVGLSYYLSPDDLKDCPRPGSGKCQKAGAIIVISGGDTEARTAEAVKLYQAGWAPTIILSGAAADKSGPSNAAAMRKQAEAAGVPAMALVMDERSETTKQNAQEVAGIIAQRGIKRVILVTSGYHMRRALAEFSAQLPNVELRARPTTHDRHWSTWWWLTPWGWWLAVGELLRIGLFALGVSR; translated from the coding sequence ATGATTCATCGGTTAATAGGCTTGGTGTTAATTGCAGCTGTAGTCATCGTCGGCCTGAGTTATTATTTATCGCCGGATGACTTGAAAGATTGTCCGCGCCCTGGCTCAGGGAAGTGCCAAAAAGCGGGCGCGATCATCGTTATTAGTGGCGGCGATACCGAAGCGCGCACGGCTGAGGCGGTTAAATTATATCAAGCTGGCTGGGCGCCGACTATTATCTTGTCTGGTGCTGCAGCTGATAAATCCGGTCCGTCTAACGCCGCCGCCATGAGAAAACAAGCCGAAGCGGCGGGTGTACCGGCTATGGCCTTGGTGATGGACGAACGTTCAGAAACCACCAAGCAGAATGCCCAGGAAGTGGCGGGTATCATAGCGCAGCGTGGTATCAAACGCGTCATTCTGGTTACCAGCGGCTATCACATGCGGCGAGCGCTGGCTGAGTTTTCAGCGCAACTGCCGAATGTTGAGCTGCGGGCACGCCCAACAACGCACGACAGGCATTGGAGTACATGGTGGTGGCTGACACCGTGGGGCTGGTGGCTGGCGGTCGGCGAATTGCTGCGGATCGGTTTGTTTGCGCTGGGAGTGTCGCGCTGA
- a CDS encoding cysteine desulfurase, with protein sequence MIYLDHAAATPMDPLVIEAMRPYFSEKFFNPSSPYAPAVTVKRDYREAKSRIARVLGVGADELAMTAGATESINLAFTAAGGVSLVSAIEHSSVINSAKARSDVRLILPMKNGRIDPQAVKKLLTPDVSFMSIALANHELGYIQSIEEIAEVVRLERMRRQENGESTPLIFHTDASQTAALIDVKIKRLGVDLLTLSAAKVYGPKQVGLLWIRPGVKLQPNIVGGGQEAGLRSGTENVAGVVGFATALELAAKHRSGEVKRLRGLRDVLAKKLSAAFPDMIISSDQKKSLVNFLNISFPGVDAERLVFLLEARGVLVATGSACAANSGTRSHVLAAIGLSDTAINGSLRLTLGRLNDETQVMRVADEIITAVRTEQERTR encoded by the coding sequence ATGATATATCTTGATCACGCTGCTGCCACGCCGATGGATCCGTTGGTGATTGAGGCAATGCGGCCGTATTTTTCTGAGAAGTTTTTCAATCCATCCAGTCCATATGCACCGGCGGTCACCGTCAAGCGCGACTACCGCGAGGCAAAGTCGCGTATCGCGCGAGTGCTGGGCGTGGGTGCGGATGAATTAGCGATGACGGCTGGCGCCACGGAGTCGATCAATCTGGCGTTTACCGCGGCGGGTGGCGTGAGTTTAGTCTCGGCGATTGAACATAGTTCGGTTATCAATTCTGCAAAAGCGCGCTCGGACGTTCGGCTCATCCTGCCGATGAAAAATGGACGCATCGATCCACAGGCTGTCAAAAAACTGCTGACGCCAGATGTTAGTTTTATGAGTATCGCGCTGGCGAATCATGAGCTCGGGTATATCCAGTCCATTGAAGAAATTGCGGAAGTTGTAAGGCTCGAGCGCATGCGGCGCCAGGAAAATGGCGAATCAACACCGCTTATATTTCATACTGACGCCTCGCAGACTGCAGCGCTGATCGATGTGAAAATTAAGCGATTGGGTGTTGATTTGTTGACGCTATCGGCGGCAAAAGTTTATGGGCCGAAGCAGGTTGGTTTGCTTTGGATACGGCCGGGCGTCAAGCTACAGCCAAATATCGTTGGCGGCGGCCAGGAGGCGGGGCTGCGCAGTGGCACGGAAAATGTGGCTGGTGTGGTCGGCTTTGCTACGGCGCTGGAACTAGCCGCCAAGCATCGAAGCGGTGAAGTAAAACGGCTGCGAGGACTGCGTGATGTGTTGGCAAAAAAACTATCAGCGGCTTTCCCCGACATGATTATTTCTTCTGATCAGAAAAAATCACTAGTTAATTTCCTCAATATTTCATTTCCTGGTGTTGACGCCGAGCGATTAGTGTTTTTATTAGAAGCGCGCGGTGTGCTGGTGGCGACGGGTAGTGCTTGTGCAGCTAATTCGGGTACGCGATCACATGTTTTGGCGGCGATCGGGCTGAGTGATACGGCGATTAATGGTAGCCTGCGGCTGACGTTGGGGCGGCTGAACGATGAGACGCAAGTTATGCGGGTGGCGGACGAGATTATTACTGCAGTGCGTACGGAGCAGGAGCGAACGCGATGA
- a CDS encoding TatD family deoxyribonuclease → MSLTAENSIAADLRLIDSHCHLHDTEFFKDNREELYQQSIAAGIGMICVGTDERSSHQAVEFAADHDHVWAAVGVHPHDSKDGWGEIERLLKNRTEDSPIVAIGEIGLDYYYNHSPREVQIQALESQLQLAVDYDLPVSFHIRDGAADQISVWDDFWPIFDNFHGLRGVLHSFTDTRLNLDKGFARGLYVGLNGISTFTKDQAQQELFASIPLERLLLETDAPFLTPKPFRGKLNKPEYVELVAKYWAAERKLVLRDLEKVATDNTVKLFGL, encoded by the coding sequence ATGAGTCTGACGGCGGAGAATAGTATAGCGGCAGACTTACGCTTGATTGACTCGCATTGTCATTTGCATGATACCGAGTTTTTCAAGGACAATCGCGAGGAATTGTACCAGCAGTCAATTGCAGCGGGCATCGGCATGATTTGTGTTGGCACTGACGAGCGTAGTAGTCATCAAGCAGTGGAATTTGCTGCGGACCACGACCACGTGTGGGCGGCGGTTGGCGTTCATCCGCACGACAGCAAGGACGGCTGGGGCGAGATAGAGCGGCTGCTAAAAAATAGGACGGAGGATTCGCCGATTGTAGCGATTGGCGAAATTGGGCTTGATTATTATTACAATCACAGTCCACGCGAGGTGCAAATTCAGGCGCTGGAATCGCAGCTGCAGCTGGCGGTGGATTATGATTTGCCGGTGAGTTTTCACATTCGCGATGGCGCAGCTGACCAGATATCAGTGTGGGATGATTTTTGGCCGATTTTTGATAATTTCCATGGCCTTCGCGGCGTGTTGCACAGCTTTACTGATACGCGCCTCAATTTAGACAAGGGGTTTGCTCGCGGATTGTATGTTGGCTTGAATGGCATTAGCACGTTCACCAAAGACCAAGCGCAGCAGGAATTATTCGCCTCGATTCCGTTGGAGCGATTATTATTAGAAACCGACGCGCCGTTCTTGACACCAAAGCCATTTCGTGGTAAGCTGAATAAGCCAGAATATGTGGAGTTGGTGGCAAAGTATTGGGCGGCGGAGCGCAAGCTGGTGCTTCGTGACCTCGAAAAGGTAGCGACCGATAACACGGTAAAACTTTTTGGCTTGTAA
- a CDS encoding methionine--tRNA ligase, with amino-acid sequence MTKQHAYITTAIPYVNGLPHIGHAMDYMLADVWARYQRQNGREVRFQTGVDEHGNKIAAKAASQNQTPQAYVDQMHGNFQNMIAELNISATDFIRTTDPHHVGAVQYIWQKLAAAGYIYKGTYEGWYCQGCEAFVTDKEAAENNGICPDHQSPYQRLSEENYYFKTSAFSENIRRAIESNKMKIVPEFRKKEFLELMKDGLKDVSISRPRKNLSWGVPVPGDDTQVMYVWLDALSNYITVIGYPDRADEWQAFWPADVQVIGKDILRFHAGIWPAMLMALDLPLPKVLLVHGFINVGGTKMSKSLGNGVGPVDIIPHYGVEAFRYYFLRHVPTQDDGDFTWEKFEAAYNGELGNDLGNLVQRVAKMVQNYQAGVIGDAPQAEHDMGPYRHFMESFAFNQAMDEIWQIIRALNQYIERVQPWQVAKKRAKDPEAEAHLGEILAHACGTLLQVSDMLRPFMPQTAEKIHDMFASGVVPSELTPLFPRKYLHTPDPRTPKVENQGK; translated from the coding sequence ATGACTAAACAACACGCCTACATCACTACTGCTATTCCTTATGTCAACGGTTTGCCGCACATTGGGCACGCTATGGACTACATGCTAGCGGATGTGTGGGCGCGGTATCAGCGGCAAAACGGCCGTGAGGTGCGTTTCCAAACGGGCGTGGATGAACATGGTAATAAGATCGCTGCTAAGGCTGCCAGCCAAAACCAGACACCGCAAGCCTATGTCGATCAAATGCATGGCAACTTCCAGAACATGATTGCCGAGTTGAATATTTCGGCGACGGATTTTATCCGCACGACTGACCCGCATCATGTTGGCGCGGTGCAGTATATTTGGCAGAAGCTGGCTGCGGCTGGCTATATCTACAAAGGCACGTACGAGGGTTGGTATTGCCAAGGTTGCGAGGCGTTCGTCACTGACAAAGAAGCGGCTGAGAATAATGGCATTTGCCCTGATCATCAGTCGCCGTACCAGCGGCTAAGCGAAGAAAATTATTATTTTAAGACCAGCGCTTTTTCGGAGAATATTCGCCGAGCCATTGAGTCAAACAAGATGAAAATTGTGCCTGAATTTCGTAAAAAAGAGTTTTTGGAATTGATGAAAGATGGCCTGAAAGATGTGTCAATTTCGCGTCCGCGCAAGAACCTCAGCTGGGGTGTACCAGTACCAGGCGATGACACACAGGTGATGTATGTCTGGTTGGATGCGCTGAGCAATTATATTACGGTCATTGGTTATCCTGATCGAGCTGATGAATGGCAGGCGTTTTGGCCGGCGGATGTGCAGGTAATTGGCAAGGATATCCTTCGTTTTCACGCTGGGATTTGGCCGGCAATGTTGATGGCGCTGGACTTGCCGCTGCCAAAGGTACTGTTGGTACATGGATTTATCAATGTTGGCGGCACTAAAATGAGTAAGAGCCTCGGTAATGGTGTTGGTCCGGTTGATATCATCCCGCACTACGGCGTTGAGGCCTTTCGCTATTATTTCCTGCGCCACGTGCCAACTCAGGATGACGGTGACTTTACTTGGGAGAAATTTGAGGCGGCCTACAACGGCGAGCTGGGTAATGACCTCGGTAATTTGGTGCAGCGAGTTGCCAAGATGGTGCAGAATTATCAAGCTGGCGTCATTGGCGATGCGCCGCAAGCTGAACATGACATGGGCCCATACCGCCACTTCATGGAGAGCTTTGCCTTCAACCAGGCCATGGATGAAATTTGGCAGATTATCCGTGCGCTAAATCAATACATTGAGCGTGTCCAGCCGTGGCAAGTTGCCAAAAAGCGTGCTAAGGACCCAGAGGCGGAAGCGCATTTGGGCGAGATTTTGGCGCATGCCTGCGGCACATTGCTGCAAGTCTCTGATATGCTTCGTCCATTCATGCCGCAAACTGCTGAGAAAATTCACGACATGTTTGCCAGTGGTGTCGTGCCGTCAGAGCTGACACCATTATTCCCGCGCAAATATCTACATACGCCCGATCCGCGCACCCCAAAAGTAGAAAACCAGGGTAAATAA
- a CDS encoding polyphenol oxidase family protein, producing MAGAMIAADQPVCFPPNLLVAVSSKDDGTMLDRIRGRHVADVLENRRRFCDQIGINYDDVVYHVISYDQAQTFDATIEVTETDTVKYNNEGIFADALYTEMAGVGLFLPVADCIATVIYDPKRRALMLAHLGRHSTVARLMSRAVRYFVERGSQAKDLQIWMSPSITQKNYRMDYFNHTNDTNWQNFCRQTADGIYLDMQGFNRSLAIRAGVPGDNIFISPIDTADNPNYFSHSSGDTAGRIAVVVMMRG from the coding sequence TAGTTGCGGTTTCGTCGAAAGACGACGGCACCATGCTTGATCGTATTCGTGGTCGTCACGTAGCCGACGTACTGGAGAATCGGCGGCGGTTTTGCGATCAAATTGGTATTAATTACGACGACGTTGTCTATCACGTGATTTCATATGACCAAGCACAAACGTTTGATGCTACCATCGAAGTTACTGAAACTGATACAGTGAAATACAACAACGAGGGGATTTTTGCTGACGCGCTCTATACCGAAATGGCTGGCGTCGGCTTATTTTTGCCAGTGGCGGACTGTATCGCCACCGTCATTTATGATCCAAAACGCCGGGCGCTTATGCTGGCGCATCTGGGTAGGCATTCGACAGTTGCGCGGTTAATGTCTCGGGCAGTTCGGTATTTTGTCGAGCGCGGTAGCCAGGCAAAAGATTTACAAATTTGGATGTCGCCGAGCATCACGCAGAAAAATTATCGTATGGATTATTTCAATCATACAAATGATACGAATTGGCAAAATTTCTGCCGTCAAACGGCTGACGGAATTTATCTGGATATGCAAGGATTTAATCGTTCGTTGGCTATCCGGGCGGGCGTTCCTGGTGATAACATTTTCATCTCGCCAATTGATACGGCGGACAATCCGAATTACTTTTCGCACTCATCGGGCGATACGGCGGGGCGAATTGCAGTGGTAGTGATGATGCGCGGGTGA